In Lolium rigidum isolate FL_2022 chromosome 3, APGP_CSIRO_Lrig_0.1, whole genome shotgun sequence, the genomic window GCAACAAGGTGGCAAGTTTATGCAACGAAACGTAATTGTCGCAATAGGACCATCATATTACAACATCGCCATGTTTTGTTGCAATACATGCCCTCTTTTGCAACAAAAAATGTGACTACCGCAACAAAATTAAATTGTGGCAATACGTGGAGGCTATTGCCACGAATGGGGGTTTCGTGGCAATATTGCATTCTATTGCAACGAAAACTAGCCGTTGCAATAATTATTGTTGCAATAGATCGGATTTCCTGTAGTGTCCCCATTTTACAGGGTTTACATGGGTTGCATCATTCTTGGTTACTCATTCTATTCAGTGGTTGGTTGTTCCACTTGTCTGCTCAGTTTGTAGTCAAGTGTTTTCAATTCAGTGTCTAATTGTTTCAACATCATTCAGTGCTTCCCGAAAGGTTTGCTAGGACGGAAAGATCAAGAAAAGGTTGACGTCCGAAAGCTGTTTGGATTAATCGGACTTTTCACTTCTAGTCTTCTCCTGTGGCTTGGTAatattttcttttaaaaaaaatcgATTGCTCAATAATATTCGAATATTCATAATACAAATAGCATGTAAAAAAAGGGGAGTTGTTGACATATGAGCTGTATTCGCTTATTCATGATTGAATCTGTTTTGTGCTCTGGTCCTTATCAGAAAATTGTTTGAATTTTGCATTTGTGTATAGTTGGTGATCTGGCCTAATTTGTCGGGAAATAGATTTTGTATTGAGGTTCTTCTCTAGTTTGGTTCAACCAAAAATACTTTTCATGTATTTATAGTGGTTATTGGTCTGAATATATTTATATGCTAAAGTACTTCTATCTTTTCAGTCTGGCCACTAACTATATTAGGCATTTGAACCAAAGTTTATGATGCCCCACCCAGCTAAAGTGGATGAGGTGGTGAATAACTAGGTGCTTTGACAAGGGAAATTATATGGAGGGCTCTTTCTGTTGTTTTGGACTGGGTGTCATCTTAGACGCGTCGCTCACAAGTCACACAGTTCCCCTAGCAATGGTTCCTGACATGGTCATTCACGATCGACATACTTTAGCTATCTATTTTATTTTTGGTTCTCTTCGGGTAACTAATTCCTTAAAACTCAGATTAGCTTATTGCATGTTTGTAAAAAACATAGTTCTAAGCACTCTTGATGCACACACTAATTCGTTGGCTTGTCTTCCTTGCCCTGTTCAAATGAAGTGTACGTCATGTTTAAATATCAATCCTagtttgtttttcttgttttgttCGACGATGTCCATGCCAAGTCCTTCGCGGATATGGGGTGGTTCATCATCCTAATCTTCACGCTCGTCCCGCATGGCTCCTCAACATTGACGTGTCGTTGGCCTTCTTCTTAATTTTTCTAATTGCCAGTAAGTGAGGGATTCGGTTGGACTTCAGCTAGCAACGTGCTCACCTAGATTCCTTAATTCCACATCAATCCCTCTCAAAGTTGAACATATAGGGAGGAAAACTTAGCTACTAATAGGAATAGGGAAATAAACTAGGTGATAGTACTACTACGACTCTTGTTCTAGTAGTGTGTTAGCCAAAATAAATAGCATTTTTCTTCGGTTACGTTTCTCCTTTAGTGGCTTAAACAATGTTTTTTTAAACCACAACAGGTGTAAGATGTATGTGCTACTTCTGCTCACATTTCATATGTAGTACGAGGATATAGAAAAGTCAAGGCAACAGAAAAGGCCTCTAATTACTTCTTGAGAAATATGTCAAGTAATTTATAAATGTGTAGTATTAACTAGCCCGTCAATATCGATGTTATCGCAATGGTGTCTCCTGCGACTGGACAATCATCACTGTTTAATTTTCACTCTCATTTCTTATGTCTACTGATGTTTACTCGGATCGTGCAGTGAAAATGATAAATTTATAACTTATCATTCTTTCCTCTATCTTATCATTTTTCATTCTTTGGTTCTTTTTCTTTCATTTCTCAATGTTTATTTTTTATTATCTCAATTTTCTCGTTTCTTCATTGTTCAGTCATCTTTCTCTCTTCGTCATTTTTCGGACCTATCTCACTATTTTTTATGTatttcatttttatttgttttctatctctttcttcattcttctttctttctccagtCACCTCAGTTCTCAATCCTCTAATTTCCCCAGTCTTTCTTTAGTTTTCACAACAATCTTTATTTCAGTTTTTAGTACTTTCCTTCATCTTGATTTCCCTCTAATTTTAGTTATCTTTTATCTCTTTGGTTCACTTTAGTCTTTCTTTACATATGTGTTCAGTTTTTTACTCTATCATAGTTCAGTTTTATTCATCAGTATTTTCATTCTTCAGTCTTTATTTTTTATTCTTCAGTACTCTTTCTATCAGTCTTGATTTCTTGTGTTATTTTTTTTCAGTTGTATCAGTTACTCGGTTCTTTATTTTTCACATATGCCTTTATTTCACTTTTCAGTCTCTTCATTCATCTTGTTTACTATGCTTATAGTTATCTGTTATCTCTTTGGTTCAGTCCAACGTTTTTTCTCTCAGTTTGATCCACTTTAGTCTTATGTATCATATTTTGAGTAATGGGATATCAGGACTTTCCTTGCTAACTTTTTCTGAATTTCTTTCCTCACAGAAATCATATAAGTTGGACATGTGTCTCCTAACCTAGTACAATATTGGGTACTATGCTGTGATAAGGCAAGCCAGAGAGATCTCAGGAAACGCTGAACCCTGGTATGTGTCCTCCGCTCCTACTTTATGAAATATGAACACATAATTCACCTGTTTCAGTTGCTCCACAAGTTGATGAAAAAGAAGCATTAGTCTCTATTGTTATGTTAACTTGACGTTGAGAGAAATTGAGAACATATATATCatatatcttgttttctattggTTATCAAGTGGTGAGCAAATGGATGTGCTCCCAAAGCAGCACACCTCCACCATCTCTGACACCACGGACTCTGTTGAATATGACCCGAAATCTAtttacctgttgtactatggaaggagtcctaacgGACTATGGCATACCAAAcgtgctagacgtagcacatTACAACTCTATTTCGTGTCCGCCAAGAAAGAGAGTTGTCCGCCCCATATATAGTCCCaggtagtcatagaatagatGAGAGAAAGTTACACATATTGATAGCACGTAGAGGGTCtgtcctctcgtgtattgtaatactcctccAATTATATTGATACGCCGCGCCGTGCGTTCCGTGGTTTTTTCCCGtttgggttttccacgtaaaaatctgtgttcttgttcttcgtttgatctacttttatttACGCGGTTttgtaacaagtggtatcagagcctcaggcttCAAGATCGATTCGCAGCCCCGGAAGATTTCCCGCTGCGCTCCCGGGGCAGCACCGCGTTTGTTTAGATCTGcagcagtcttcgacatcaaggaGCTAGCTTCACCAACATCAGAGCCACGGTGGTGGTTCGTGAGATCAGATTGCAGTTTTTGTTGGCGTTCTGTGGGCTGCGTCCTGCAACGTTCGATGAGATCGACAGAGTTTCCGTCGGCGTCCCGTGCGCCGCGTTTGACGATCCGTTTTTCCCGCAGTAGTACCTAATCCGGCGAGTCGCCGATCCGTCTGCTGGAATTGGATTCTGTTGCATCACGTCTCGTTCATCCACTTCGCCAAGAACGGTATGATTTTCGAGTTGATCGGATCCACCGATCCATTCGTTGATTCCGAAGGAAGATCCGTTCCGCCGCAGCGACGACACGGCAAGGCCAACATGAGTTCTGCCCGATCAGGCACTTATTGAATCAACGTCTACGAGATTAAATCGTTGCTTCCTCACGTAGAAGCTACATCTACCAGGAGTACATCGATCAGCTGGATCGACCAAGTCCCGAGGCGAGGTATCAAAACCAATCTACTGCACTGGTCTATTTCACGTGAAGCCTTATTTCTTTAATCTCCAATGTTACGTCCACCAGACATATATTACCAGGTGTTGTTTACCTCAGTTTTTGCTCTGCtatttaattctacaaagaattctCTCTGGCTTGTACTACTTTGCACCACAGATTTATCTACTCATTGCTACCATGAAGTTCGATATTCCGCTGATGGATGGTGACAAAGGTTTTTCCTATGGCAAGCTAAGATACGAGCGTTGTTGGTGCAAGCCAATTATGAGGATGTACTGGACAGtttaaggtggagtttgttggatTATAGCCTGTCAGAAGATATTATAAATGCAGGTTCAGATGTTATGTTGCTGCGATTATATGAAGAACACAAGTCAGATATCAGAAAAATTATGGAGGAGGTAATTTTTATGCCTGTTGGTAGCCGGCATTATACTCTTTGCTCTCCGAGTTTTTTTGTTGTTATGCATGTGAAGGTTTTGCTTTGTTACCTAAGTTCGTGATGAGGATTATTTGAGGTGCAAGAAGGAGATTGTTTTCTGATAGATACTACAATATTTAGTACTGTAAGTTTCAGTGCAATTCAGTTGTCTTTGCTCTTTCAAGAGGGGTCTATTGCAGAGTTGAAGCTCCATTGCATGTTTGAGGTTTCATCATCCGACAGTTGTTCTACAAGGCAGTTTTTGACCATGTCATGGATTTTCATTAACCATTATGAGTCGGCAGTTTTTTGTGTACGTTATGCCCTTCGTACCAGATGCTCTTGCATGAGTATGTTTGCCGAGGTTTGTGCTTTCAGGTTTGTAGCACGTTCAGATTCCATGAGATGAGTTCTTCACAATGTTATGTATACCAAGATGTTGCACTATGAGCTATGCGCTCGTTCAAGCACCACAGGAGATATGATGACTTATGTCATTTGATGATTGAGCAGTTTCAGTTTTCTTTGAGGTCAGTGGCACAGACTCAGACTTTTGTTGGGTTCTATTGGCGATCCAAGTTCGTTTGTCTGCTTTGTTGACAGCTGTGTTGTTTTCTAGACGACCTATTGTTGATTTGCTCAATTTGACTTCAAGAGAAGTTTATTAGTTCTATGGATGTTTCAAGGCACAAGGTTTACTTGTGATGACTTTAGCTGAGGAGTTGAATGCTATCTATGACTGTTGCAAGGGATTTCGGTTCAAGGTGGAGATTGTTGAATATGACCCGAAATCTAtttacctgttgtactatggaaggagtcctaacgGACTATGGCATACCAAAcgtgctagacgtagcacattacaactctatttcgtgtccgccaagaaagagagttgtccgcccctatatatagtcccaggtagtcatagaatagatGAGAGAAAGTTACACATATTGATAGCACGTAGAGGGTCtgtcctctcgtgtattgtaatactcctccAATTATATTGATACGCCGCGCCGTGCGTTCCGTGGTTTTTTCCCGtttgggttttccacgtaaaaatctgtgttcttgttcttcgtttgatctacttttatttACGCGGTTTTGTAACAGACTCCATTGCATGGCACATGTCGCTACACCTTTCCTATTTTAAATACATTCTTGTATATCTAGTCTACTTCATCTGTCATATCATATATAGAATGACAAACAAAATTCCTCAATTTTTCTGGTGGACTGAATTTTTTAGTTGATTTCTTGTATAAGAGCGAGGCTTGATAACCTTTGCTATTCACCGTCTAGCTAATGGTTCCTAGAGGTCAGAGGACCATGGATAGGCAACGACGGACACCAGCATTGTTGCGGCTGCATTGCAGATCCTATCTAGATAGATACATGCTTTTAAGTGTTGCTTCCGGAGAGATAGCATGAAATCAAATTACCATGCACTGGCAGGTACAGATAGCATGAGGCCACCGTTATTTGCAACGTTATGCTCTTCTGCATGGTAATTTAATTTCATGGCCCCGGTGGAATGAAATGCCAGATTTGGTCCAGAACTAAACTGGACAAAACCCCAAAATAGGGAAAATAAAAATCTGACTTAAGGCGACTTGGAAAATCATCTAGGTGATGATTAGACACTCAATAAAAGCTCGCTTAGTCGGAAAAAAACTCTAATCCTACATAGACTCCAActccaaatatgtgtatgtaacCCTACCTAGACTCGAACTCCAACACATAAGTAAGATCACCTAGTTATATCTAGCGACGGCTAGCTAGCTCCATACACACGCCGGCTTTGGATCAGGAAGAACTTGATCTTCGGActtcgatcgagaaaaaaaaagccTAATAAGAATAAGATGGACGTCGCCGttgccgacgagaaggccgctgcTGCATATGTTCAACTTTATTGGCTAGACCTACTGAGTTTCCGAGCGGTGCGTGGTAGCGGCCCCGTCTACCGCGGCCTGGTGTTTCAGGACGCCGACGCGCTCCTGTTGGTCCGCCTCGACGGCTCCCTGGCGAGGGAGTCCGTCGACCTCAAGATCCTTGACAGGAGCGCTCTCCATGTCGGCCAGATCGTCGTGTCCGCGTCCGACGTCGGTGGGCAGATCGGCGTCGTCACCGGCGTCACCACCGTTCTGGACCTCGCCCACCTAAACGACCGCGGCAAAGCGAAGAAAATCATCAGGGGCGTGTCGCCCTCCGGCGTGCGGCGCGTCAGGGCGCTCAGCCTGGGCGACTACGTCGTGTCCGGGGCGTGGCTGGGCCGGGTGGTGGAGGTGTCCCTCGACGCCGATGTCATGTTCGACGACGGCGCTGTCTGCAGGGTCAGCGACGTCGAGTCCACGGACCTAAGATCGGAGAATCCAGAAGCTTTTTACCGTCCCCAGATGAACACCATATTCTACCCTAGGAGGCGTGTCGTCACCGGCGACTCGGCGGCCATCTTCGAGGAGGCGCGGTGGCTAAAGGGCCACTGGAAGCCAGACCGCGAAGTAGGCACGGTGGTCAACGTGGAGATGGCCGGCGTCTATGTGTACTGGATCGCGTCCGCGCAACACGGCACCAACGAGCAGCTCGTCCTTGAGCTCGCTCCTCCGGCCTACCAGAGTCCTGACAGCCTAACATTTTTCTGCTCGGCGCCCGATTGCAGCTGGGGTTTAGGTGACCGTGTCTTTCTTACCGACGCTTCCGTGTCTCTTCCTGACAATCACCACCCGGATGACCAACAACATCCCACCACCATGGCTGTCTACAGAACTCGCACCACCATCGACGTGTTGTGGCAAGACGGCACGCGGCAACATGGAGCACGATCGACGTCCCTCGCCCCCTCCAGCTACATGAACGAGCATAGGTTTTTCCCAGGGCAGTACGTCGTCGACAATGCTTGTACCGATGACATAATCGATGGCACCACCGGCGCCGGAGATGACAACATGGTGTTGCTACACATAGTGGATCGACGGCAAGGCGCGTCGGCGTCGTACGGAGTTCAAATTCCAAAGACCACACGGTAGACGTGTCGTGGCTGCACCCTGACAACTGGGAGGTCCAATGCGACGACACAGTGAGTGTGTATGATCTGGGCACGGACCCTGACCACTCTGTATTCTACGGAGACGTAGTCGTTCGTCTCTTGTCAGACATCACCGGAGGTACACCACTGGCACATGACAAGAGCGCCCCCGACGATCTTTCATGGGTTGGACATGTTGTTGACCTTCATGACGGCCACGTCCAAGTGAAGTGGGGGGATTGCAGTACGTCAACGGTATGCATACATCGCCATATGCATTACTTCCTCCGTTGCATATTAGTTGTCGGTCGCGGATTCGGATCATCTAAATGACGAgaactaatatggaacggaggaaCTACATGTTACTTTCCTCCAGCCCACCACAAAGGGACAACTTAGTCCTCTTATCTCTCTGTACGCCACAAATCTGATACCATTGCAACGGTGATGCAAAATTCACCATTGGAGATGTCATTCAGACGTGACCTTATAGGGCCCAGGCTTGCATCCTGGAATGCGTTGCTTCAACGACTCGAGAGGGTCCAGTTGACGCATGGGTCTGATGTGGTTCGCTGGAATCTAAAAGAGAGTGCTAAATTCTCTGTTGATTCTATGTATAAAGCGTTGATTCAATCCGATACGCCAGTTGTAAATAATAAAAAAATCTGGTCCATGAAGATTCCATTAAAGACGAAGGTCTTTACCTGGTATCTTCGTAGAGGGGTTATCCTTACTAAGGACAATCTTGTGAAACGTAGTTGGCAAGGTAGTAAAAGGTGTGTTTTTTGTCTTCACGATGAGACTATCAATCACCTTTTTTTCCAATGTCAATTtgtgagatctatatggtcaataacccaaataggttctaccttgtACCCACCTCGGAGCGTTGCGCATCTTTTTGGCAGCTGGCTCAATGGGGTGGAGCATAGGTTCAAAACTTTTATTCGGGTGGGggcgattgccattatttggtcgctatggctatgtagaaatgacaagattttccatgATATTAACTCATCTTGTTTGCAGGTTATATACCGGTCCACCGCTTTGCTCCGTTCGTGGTCTTTGCTACAACGAGTAGAGAgtcgcgacctctttatggaggtatctacacgattggaggatgtggcgaaggatattttttcccaacatggttGGCGGCGTAATCTACGGATAGAGCCTCCCGCGCCATAGGAGGGTgttctttttttcttgttttattcAGTTCTTGTAACAGAGTGGTACTTGTgtgtgtgcggctgtgtgcatcgtgttatgcagaggccgggtgtaatacttttctaaagtaatgaaagcgccctttatcggaaaaaaaacaATTGCTTTGCATATGATGTTTCAGGTATTGCCCCATGAGATCAGTATCGCCAACAAGGAAGACTACACACAACTGCTGGCTAAAATGGGCGACTGGGCGGAGGAGGGCGCCGTTGATGCTACAGAAGAATTGTGTGCTGCTAATACGGTACCTATCCACTCCAATAGAAACATTATTGCATGCATCATGCACCTTAACATGCATAACCTGAACAATGATGTGGCAATATTTCCAATTGCAGGAAAATCAACAAGATAATCCAGCAGATGCTAGAACCATCGAAgggggcatgattgaagaagccaGTGACGGTTCCATGAATGAATTAGATGGTCTGCTACAACCACGCAGAATGTGGAAGTGACCGAGCATGCTGTAACTATAGCTAGTCACGAAGAGCCTAACGTTGGTAGCACTCTGACTGAGGGCGGCTTTGCTGTAGTGACAAGAAGCAATGCAAGTGACGGGGAGGACGACTCTGCAGAAGATCTGGTGGTGATTAAGGCCACATATGCCACTCGAGATGATGATCCTTCTAAGTTCCCACGTTTTGATATAGTGCCGAGCCCACCGGCCGATCACATTTACCTTGACACCAAGGAGCAGGTATACTCTCCTTTTCCCCTTATACTCTCACATTATGCACGGTCGAAATCTCTCTTATTTTTAAATAGTATAAGCCAAAACCCTGTGTGCATCCAGCTTATACTACAAAAGACAAGAAACATTTTTCTATAGGTTTTCACAACAATGAATAAAAAAATGCCAGAACAATTAAGGGAATACCAACTAatagtttggatttttttttggtaaaatATGGCTATCTCTAGCTCACGTGTGTATGAGCTATTCCGAGTTCCCAACTCTTGAAGATAACCGTTAAAAAAAACTCTATAGAGTAATCCTTAATGTGAGGCTGTTTTTTTAATTTAGCTTCTATCTTATATACCCAGAAATATGGAGCGCCCGCTGATATGTACCTTTTTTTGGTTAAGCTATGTTAATTTAGCCCCACTTACTGATAGTTTCATGGTTTCACCCCCTACATGCCCATATTATTTCAGTTTTTTGTAAAAAAATGTAGCGTTATTCGCCATACAATAGTTGGTCCGAGAGATATACACCTTTATCTTTTAAATATTCTTGTTGTAAATACAACATCTGATCTACCATAAAtagtacttcctccgatccatattacatgatactaaaatagatgtatctacaactaagatatgtctagatacatctatattagcgtcAAATAATATAAATCAGAGGGAGTAGATTTTTGTACTATATAGTTCCCTACATAGTCCATTGTATCTATCAATAATTTAGATAATCAACCACATAGTACTTATGACTGTGTCAAAGACATCTAGTATTAGGGTAATACGTATTtggacaatatatgcaatgaaaattattcattggattcatattcaaaagaggTTTCCGAtcatataatttttgtggcatattaCTTATAATTTCTGACCAAATTAATGGTTGAAGTTTTCTCAAAGTGTGTATTACCCTAATAAACcgatatggagggagtagtatgtaTGACGTTGCTTCATGTAGGTTCAAGAAACTACAGTAGTACATCGAATGAGAGGCTGGTTTAAAATCCAATGGTTAGTTGAACAAATTAAACTGCGTTGACCAATGCTCTTTCTTTTGTCGAATGAACTTGCAGGGCAGCAAATACGGAAAGAAGTGGGTCACGATGTTGCAGAAGGAGTGGAAAATACTGGAGAACAGCTTACCAGGTACATATAACCTTAGCCCGAGCGTGCCCTTTGCATGCAACGTTCAAAATCGTAGAAAACCATAATTGCATCCTCTCATCTAAAAAATGTTACAGTACTAGTTTTCTTTTCTCAAGTGAAAATTTACAAACTATGACCTAATTTATAAAGCAAAACCATAACCGTTTACAATACCATATCTACAGCATCATATATCCATCTAAAATACTTCTCCTTATTTAGGAGTACTATTTATTTTGACATGGAGTTTATATGTTGTTATAATTACTTAATTGGATGAAATTGACATATCAATATGTTGCTACGTATGCAGACACCATCTACGTGCAGGCGTTCGAGGACCGCATGGACTTACTCCGGACAGTTATGGTGGGCGCTAGAGGGACACCATACCACAATGGGCTTTTCTTCTTCGATATGCAGTTACCACCGTCCTACCCAGCCGAGCCTCCGCAGGTGTACTACCACTCCTTTGGCCTACGACTAAATCCCAACCTTTACGAGTGTGGTAGAGTGTGCCTTAACTTGTTGAATACCTTCGGTGGCGAGGGCACTGAGGTGTGGTCACCGGGAATGTCAAGCCTACTCCAGATCGTTGTCTCCCTACAAGCTCTGGTTCTCAACGACCAGCCCTACTACAACGAAGCTGGCTATGAGCAGCTGGTTGACACGTCGGAGGGCCACCGCAATGCGCTGCCCTATAGCGAGAAGGCCTTCTTGCTCACTCTCCGAACTGCGCTCCACCTGTTGAGCCAGCCGCCAAAAGGTTTTGAGAAGTTTGTCAAGGATCACTTCTGCCGATGCGGGAGGTACGTGCTCGAGACATGCCAAGCGTACTTACATGGACGTGTGGCTACCGATCATGGGAGCATGGAGTTACTATGCTCGACCGGGTTTAGGATCACGCTTGCCAATTTGGTACCGAGGCTCATGACCATGTTCAAAGAGATTGGTGCCGAAGATTGCAACCTGAGCTTTCTCACGACTGGCGCCGAAGATTGCGACCAGAGCTAGATAATGTTTTTTTGGCCCTATGCGGATGCCGCTTGCAATCCTAGGCACAACCCCATAGTCTCTTATAGGATATATCTTCAGCTAGCTGGAACAACAATATTGTTAACAAAAAGTATTGCAGTTTGCATTTTATTGTGGGGTTATAGTGGGTATTGGATGAGACCCACCGTATATTTTTTAACAATCTATACCATGATATATTTATAGTAGCAAATAGTACGTGGTAGATATACATAACCTATTTCCAGCAATTATACAAAATTAAGTTTAAAAGAAACGGATAAAACTTtcaggtcttcaaactctttatTCTTATATCGCCCAACTTTACTTTTTTTTGAAAGCAGCCAAAGAAAAGTAAGATATATTATATATGCCAAACTACAGGCTTAAAAATTAGTACCAATAACAAGCAACCATTAAAATAATCAACCAACATCTGCAAAAGTACCTACACCAGTATTTTTACGATATACATGTTTAACCATTGATTATATATTAAGGTCAAACCATTTTTAACATTGTGCGATAATAGGAAAGCATAAACTGTTGGTAAAGGAGAATGTATTGTAGTACGAAATTTCAAATACTCGCAAAGCACGACTAGCTAGATTGAATACCCCTTGAAAAAAGTGATAGCTAACTTACAG contains:
- the LOC124697738 gene encoding probable ubiquitin-conjugating enzyme E2 23, with translation MDVAVADEKAAAAYVQLYWLDLLSFRAVRGSGPVYRGLVFQDADALLLVRLDGSLARESVDLKILDRSALHVGQIVVSASDVGGQIGVVTGVTTVLDLAHLNDRGKAKKIIRGVSPSGVRRVRALSLGDYVVSGAWLGRVVEVSLDADVMFDDGAVCRVSDVESTDLRSENPEAFYRPQMNTIFYPRRRVVTGDSAAIFEEARWLKGHWKPDREVGTVVNVEMAGVYVYWIASAQHGTNEQLVLELAPPAYQSPDSLTFFCSAPDCSWGLGDRVFLTDASVSLPDNHHPDDQQHPTTMAVYRTRTTIDVLWQDGTRQHGARSTSLAPSSYMNEHRFFPGQYVVDNACTDDIIDSGSTARRVGVVRSSNSKDHTVDVSWLHPDNWEVQCDDTVSVYDLGTDPDHSVFYGDVVVRLLSDITGGTPLAHDKSAPDDLSWVGHVVDLHDGHVQVKWGDCSTSTVLPHEISIANKEDYTQLLAKMGDWAEEGAVDATEELCAANTENQQDNPADARTIEGGMIEENVEVTEHAVTIASHEEPNVGSTLTEGGFAVVTRSNASDGEDDSAEDLVVIKATYATRDDDPSKFPRFDIVPSPPADHIYLDTKEQGSKYGKKWVTMLQKEWKILENSLPDTIYVQAFEDRMDLLRTVMVGARGTPYHNGLFFFDMQLPPSYPAEPPQVYYHSFGLRLNPNLYECGRVCLNLLNTFGGEGTEVWSPGMSSLLQIVVSLQALVLNDQPYYNEAGYEQLVDTSEGHRNALPYSEKAFLLTLRTALHLLSQPPKGFEKFVKDHFCRCGRYVLETCQAYLHGRVATDHGSMELLCSTGFRITLANLVPRLMTMFKEIGAEDCNLSFLTTGAEDCDQS